The proteins below come from a single Oncorhynchus keta strain PuntledgeMale-10-30-2019 chromosome 1, Oket_V2, whole genome shotgun sequence genomic window:
- the LOC118391925 gene encoding flavin-containing monooxygenase 5-like has translation MVRTVAVIGAGPSGLTSIKSCLDEGLEPTCFESSDDIGGLWKFKEVSEPNRASIYRSLTINISKEMMCFSDFPIPADYPNYMHHSRILQYFRLYAEHFKLLQHIHFQTSVRSVRQRPDFSHSGQWEVVTENREGQEERHMFDSVIVCSGHYSYPHLPLKDFSGIESFEGKYFHSWDYKGPEDLHGKRVVVIGIGNSGGDIAVESSRVAEQVYLSTRRGAWVIRVLSDNGLPVDMKYNTRFVHILFQLLPVNWLSWFGEKKLNAMYDHTMYALKPKHRLFSTIPVINDELPNKILTGGVMVKPNVQQIRGSSVVFEDGSVVDKVDVIVFATGYNYDFPFLPPNVMHKSGHRLGLYKHVFPPTLEHPTMAVVGFIHALGAIMPQAEMQSRWVTRVFKGHKKLPSNQAMLKAVECDTKDMDKNYIVSKLVPLQVDFVSYMDDIAGEVGVRPSLAWLFFTDYPLFKRILWGPVTAYQYRITGPGKWSGARRAIFTQFERMFQPFKTRQVEEKQGCSVAGRLLKLSLTVMMGGAAAYYFHLHPPSSLTYLLSKLTPQRA, from the exons GAAGTTTCTGAGCCCAACAGAGCCAGTATCTACCGTTCCCTCACCATCAATATCTCCAAGGAGATGATGTGTTTCAGCGACTTCCCCATCCCAGCTGACTACCCCAACTACATGCACCACTCCCGTATCCTGCAGTACTTCAGGCTCTATGCTGAACACTTCAAACTGCTGCAGCACATCCACTTCCAG accagTGTGCGGAGTGTGAGACAGAGGCCAGACTTCAGTCATTCAGGCCAGTGGGAGGTGGTgacagagaacagggagggacaggaggagagacacatgTTTGACTCTGTCATCGTCTGCTCTGGTCACTACTCCTACCCACACCTTCCACTTAAAGACTTCTCAG GTATTGAGTCGTTTGAGGGGAAGTACTTCCACAGTTGGGATTATAAGGGTCCAGAGGACCTTCATGGGAAGAGGGTGGTGGTGATCGGCATCGGCAACTCTGGAGGAGACATCGCTGTGGAGTCCAGCCGGGTGGCCGAGCAG GTGTATCTGAGCACGCGTCGCGGTGCGTGGGTTATACGTGTGCTGTCGGACAACGGCTTGCCCGTGGACATGAAGTATAACACACGCTTTGTCCACATCCTGTTCCAACTGCTGCCAGTTAACTGGCTCAGCTGGTTCGGAGAGAAGAAGCTCAACGCCATGTATGACCACACCATGTACGCCCTCAAACCCAAacacag GTTGTTCAGTACGATTCCAGTGATAAATGATGAGCTTCCCAATAAGATCTTGACTGGTGGAGTCATGGTCAAACCCAATGTCCAACAGATCAGAGGCTCCAGTGTGGTGTTTGAGGATGGGAGTGTGGTGGACAAG GTGGATGTGATTGTGTTCGCTACGGGTTACAACTACGACTTTCCCTTCCTGCCTCCCAACGTAATGCATAAGTCTGGCCACCGGTTGGGGCTGTACAAGCATGTGTTTCCCCCCACCCTGGAGCACCCCACCATGGCCGTAGTAGGCTTCATCCATGCCCTGGGTGCCATCATGCCCCAGGCAGAGATGCAGTCCCGCTGGGTCACACGTGTCTTTAAAG GTCATAAGAAGCTACCGTCCAACCAGGCCATGCTGAAGGCTGTGGAGTGCGACACCAAGGACATGGACAAGAA CTACATCGTATCCAAGCTGGTGCCGCTGCAGGTGGACTTTGTGTCCTACATGGATGACATCGCTGGAGAGGTGGGGGTCAGACCCAGCCTGGCCTGGCTGTTCTTCACTGACTACCCCCTATTCAAGAGGATTCTGTGGGGTCCCGTCACTGCCTACCAATACCGTATCACCGGCCCAGGGAAATGGTCCGGGGCACGCCGAGCCATCTTCACCCAGTTTGAACGCATGTTCCAGCCCTTCAAGACCAGACAG gtggaggagaagcagggatgtTCTGTGGCGGGCCGTCTGCTAAAGCTCAGCCTCACAGTGATGATGGGAGGAGCAGCAGCCTACTACTTCcacctccatccaccctcctccctcacctACCTTCTCTCCAAACTCACACCTCAGAGAGCCTGA